The following nucleotide sequence is from Streptomyces sp. NBC_00239.
TGCGCACGCTGGAGGAGCGGCTGCGCTACCTGCGGGAGCTGGAGGACCGGCGGGCGGCGATCCTGGAGTCCGTACGGGAGCAGGGCAAGCTGGACGCGGCCCTGGAGGCGCGGATCCTGGCCGCGGACACCAAGGCCCGGCTGGAGGACATCTACCTGCCCTTCAAGCCGAAGCGCCGGACCAAGGCGCAGATCGCCCGCGAGGCCGGTCTGGAGCCGCTGGCCGAGCGGCTGCTCGCGGACCCGTCGGTGGAGCCGGCGACCGCTGCGGCGGCGTTCGTCGACGCGGACAAGGGCGTGGCCGACGCGGCCGCGGCGCTGGAGGGCGCCCGGGCAGTGCTCACCGAGCGGTTCGCGGAGGACGCCGACCTGATCGGCGAGCTGCGCGAGCGGATGTGGACGCGCGGCCGGCTGGCGGCGAAGGTCCGCGACGGCAAGGAGGAGGAGGGCGCCAAGTTCGCCGACTACTTCGACTTCGCCGAGCCGTTCACGGCGCTGCCCTCGCACCGGGTGCTGGCGATGCTGCGCGGCGAGAAGGAGGACGTCCTCGACCTGACGCTGCAGCCGGAGCCCCCCGAGGACGCGGCTGCCGCCGGCCCGTCCTCGTACGAGGGCATCGTCGCGCACCGCTTCGGGATCGCCGAGCGCGGCCGGCCCGGCGACAAGTGGCTGACGGACACGGTCCGCTGGGCGTGGCGCACGAAGATCCTCGTGCACCTGGGGCTGGACCTGCGGCTGCGGCTGCGGCAGGCCGCCGAGGACGAGGCGGTGCGGGTGTTCGCGGCGAACCTGCGGGACCTGCTGCTGGCGGCGCCGGCCGGGACGCGCGCCACCCTCGGCCTGGACCCCGGCTTCCGTACGGGGGTGAAGGTCGCGGTGGTCGACGCGACCGGCAAGGTCGTCGCCACGGACGTGATCTACCCGCACGTGCCCGCCAACAAGTGGGACGAGGCGCTCGCGAAGCTGGCCCGGCTGGCGAAGGAGCACGCTGTCGACCTGATCGCGATCGGCAACGGCACGGCGTCCCGCGAGACCGACAAGCTCGCCGGGGAGCTGTGCGCGAAACATCCCGAACTCGGGCTGACGAAGGTCATGGTGTCGGAGGCGGGCGCGTCGGTGTACTCGGCGTCGGCCTTCGCCTCGCAGGAACTCCCGAACATGGACGTCTCGTTGCGCGGTGCGGTCTCGATCGCACGGCGGCTCCAGGACCCGCTGGCCGAGCTGGTGAAGATCGACCCGAAGTCCATCGGGGTCGGCCAGTACCAGCACGACCTGTCCGAGGTGAAGCTGTCGCGGTCGCTGGACGCGGTGGTCGAGGACTGCGTGAACGGTGTCGGCGTGGACGTCAACACCGCGTCGGCGCCGCTGCTTTCACGGGTGTCGGGGATCAGCGGCGGGCTCGCCGAGAACATCGTGGCGCACCGCGACGCCAACGGCCCGTTCCGCAGCCGCCGCGCGCTCAAGGACGTGGCGCGGCTGGGCCCCAAGGCGTACGAGCAGTGCGCGGGCTTCCTGCGGATCCGCGGTGGCGACGACCCGCTGGACGCCTCCAGCGTGCACCCCGAGTCGTATCCGGTGGTGCGGGCGATGGGCAAGACGGCGGGCGGCGAGGTGGCGGCGCTGATCGGCAACACGGCGGTGCTGCGGTCGCTGCGCCCGGAGAGCTTCGTCACCGAGGCGTTCGGCCTGCCGACGGTCACGGACATCCTGCGGGAGCTGGAGAAGCCGGGCCGCGACCCGCGGCCGGCGTTCAAGACGGCGACCTTCAAGGAGGGCGTCGAGAAGATCGGCGACCTGGCGCCCGGGATGGTCCTGGAAGGAGTGGTCACCAATGTGGCCGCCTTCGGGGCGTTCGTGGACATCGGCGTGCACCAGGACGGGCTGGTGCACGTATCGGCCATGTCGAAGACCTTCGTGAAGGACCCGCGGGAGGTGGCCAAGCCCGGGGACATCGTCCGGGTCAAGGTCATGGACGTGGACATTCCGCGCAAGCGGATCTCGCTGACCCTGCGGCTCGACGACGAGGCGGAGGCCCGCGAGGGCGGCCGCGGCGGCGGCGAGGGCGGCGGCCGGGGACCGCGCCAGGAGCGGCGCGGGGGCGGCGGCAAGCCGCAGCAGCAGCGCGGCGGCGCGGGTTCCGCGGGTGCGGGAGGCGCGGCCGGCGCGGGGCGCGGGCGGCGCGAGAACACCCCGCCGCCGGCGAACAGCGCGATGGCCGACGCGCTGCGGCGGGCCGGGCTGACCGACCCGAAGGAGCGCCGCCGCGGGTGATGGCCGGATCGGCACCACATGTGCCGGGCCGTCTTGCACCCGACGGACAAGATCGGTAGGGATGACGGAAGCCGTCTGCCGCCACGGTGGGCGGCTTCCGCCATTCCCCCCTGCGGACCGCATTCCACAGAGGCCGTCTTGAAGGCTCAGGACCATGACCGTTTCCGCACCCGCCTACCGACGCTGCCCGAGGACGGGTCCTAAGAGGGATCACATGCCATACGGCCATCAGCAGTTGCGCAAGCGCTGTGAATCGATCATCAGCGGTCTCGATCTGTCACATCCCTTCTCGCTCGAAGGACTGTGCGCGCGGATAGCCGAGCAGCGGGGGCGGCCGATACGGCTGCACCCGCTGCCCAGGGAAGCCGCCGAGTCCGGGGTGTGCGGGCTGTGGGTGGGCACTGCGGCCGTGGACTACGTGTTCTACGAGGCCCAGACCTCGCGGCTGCACCAGGAGCACATCGTGCTGCACGAGCTGGGGCACATCCTGTTCGACCACCATTCCCTGGCGGCCGAGGGGCCCGTGGGAGGCGGGGAACCCGTGGCGGCCCGGGAACCCGTGGCGGGCGAGGAGCCCCTGCCGGGCCCGCCCGTGGTGCTGGGCCGGACCAACTACACCACCCGGCAGGAGCGCGAGGCCGAACTCCTGGCCAGCCTGATCCGCACCAAGGCCGGCCTGCTGCCGGGCCGGGGGCCGCAGGGCACGCTCGAGAAACTGGGGTCGGCGCTCGGTGTGAGGCCCACCGATGTCGGCTGAGCTCGCGGCGCTCGGCGACTGGCTCGCCGTGCCGAGCGTGGTGCTGCTGTGGTGCGCGGTGCTGCTGCGGGCCCCGTCCGCCGTCCGCTCCCCCGAACAGCGCGGCCTGCTGCTGGCGGTGGCCACGGCCGCCGCCGCGATGACCCTGAACCTGCCGGACGTCGTCGAGGCCGCCCAGCGCGACCCGGACACCGCGCACCTGGTGGGGCTCGTACGGAACCTGATCGGCGTGCTGTCGGCGGGCGTGGTGCTGTACTTCGTGTCTGCCGCCACCCGCGGGCGCCGCCTCCGGCTGGCTTCGGCCGCGGCCACCGCGGGCCTGCTGGGCGCGATGGTGGTCCTCGACACCGTCGCGCCGGCGCACCGGCTGCACGGGATGCCGCCGGGCGGCGACCCCGTGCCGTCCCTCGCGTACTGGCTGACGCTGATGTCGGCGCACCTGGTCGCCAACACCGTGTGCGTGTTCGTGTGCTGGCGCTACAGCCGGCGGGCCGACAGCCGCGGGCTCGCCGCCGGGCTGCGCCTGTTCGGGCTGGGGACGGCGCTGGCCGGGCTGTTCTGGTGCGCGTACCTGCTCAAGGCCCTGTTCTCCGTCACCTGGCCGCTGCCGTACCTGCCGCTGCTGATGAACCTGCACGGCGTGCTGCGGGCCGCCGCCATCCTCGTGCCGACGCTGTTCACGCTGCGCCGCACCCTCGCCGACAGCGCCGCCGCCTGGCACCTGTGGCCGCTGTGGCGGGACCTCGTCCAGGCCGTGCCGCACGTGGCGCTGCACGAGCCGCGGGCCACCCGGCTCGTCGAGCTGCTGTGGCCGCCGCTCCCCCGCGACCTGCTGGTCTACCGCAAGGTCATCGAGACCCGGGACGCGATCCTGGTGCTCCACGACTACGTCGCCCCCGGCGTGCCCGACCTGGCCCGCGGCCACGTCGCGGCGGCGGGGGTGCCCGCGCCGCGCGCCGAGGCGGCCGTCCTGGCCTGCGTGCTCAGCGAGGCCCGGCGGGCCAAGGCCGGCGGACTGGACCCGCGGCCCGGCACGTACGGGGCCGCCGGGCGCGACGGCAGCGGACTCGACGGCGAGCGGCGGTTCCTCGTGGAGGTGGCCGACGCCTACCGGTCGGCCGCCACCGCCTCCTTCCGCCCCGCGCCCGCCGGCCGGCCCGCGGGGCCGTGACCACCCGCCCCACCCACCGAAAGCGAATACCCGTGACCCTCACTGTGCTCATCACCGGCGCGAGCGCCGGACTCGGTGCCGCGTTCGCGCGCGGCTTCGCGGCCAAGGGCTGCGACCTGATCCTGGTCGCCCGGGACAAGGAACGCCTGGAGCGGGCCGCCGAGGCGCTGTCCTCCTCGTACGGGGTGACCTGCGAGGTGCTCGCCGCCGACCTGCTGGACCCGGCGGACTGCCGGTCGGTCGCCGACCGGCTGGCCGACCCGGCGCGGCCGGTGGACATGCTCGTGAACAACGCGGGCTTCGGGCTGCCCGCGCCCTTCCCGTACAACCCCGTCGAGGACGAGGAGCGGATGCTGGAGCTGCTGGTTCGGGTGCCGATGCGGCTCACGCACGCGGCGGTGCCCGGCATGCGGGAGCGGCGGCGGGGCGCCGTACTGAACGTGTCCTCGGTGGCGGGCCTGCTGCCGACCGGCACCTACGGCGCGGCGAAGGCGTGGGTGACCGCCTTCAGCGAATCGCTGCGGGTGGATCTGGCGCCGTACGGGGTGCGGGTGCTGGCGGTGGTGCCCGGCTTCACGCGGACCGAGTTCCAGGAGCGGGCCGGGATGGACGTGAGCGCGCTCAAGGACTCGGTGTGGCTGGACGCGGATGACGTCGTGGCGAGGGCGTTGCGGGATCTTGCGGTGGGGCGTCCGGTGAGCGTGGCGGGGTGGCGGTACCGGCTCTACGCCCAAGCCGCCCGGCACCTCCCCCGCCACCTCGTCGCAACCCGCCTGGCCCGGACCCGCCGCCCCCCTGCGGACGCCTGAGCCTCCCGGCGGAC
It contains:
- a CDS encoding MAB_1171c family putative transporter, whose amino-acid sequence is MSAELAALGDWLAVPSVVLLWCAVLLRAPSAVRSPEQRGLLLAVATAAAAMTLNLPDVVEAAQRDPDTAHLVGLVRNLIGVLSAGVVLYFVSAATRGRRLRLASAAATAGLLGAMVVLDTVAPAHRLHGMPPGGDPVPSLAYWLTLMSAHLVANTVCVFVCWRYSRRADSRGLAAGLRLFGLGTALAGLFWCAYLLKALFSVTWPLPYLPLLMNLHGVLRAAAILVPTLFTLRRTLADSAAAWHLWPLWRDLVQAVPHVALHEPRATRLVELLWPPLPRDLLVYRKVIETRDAILVLHDYVAPGVPDLARGHVAAAGVPAPRAEAAVLACVLSEARRAKAGGLDPRPGTYGAAGRDGSGLDGERRFLVEVADAYRSAATASFRPAPAGRPAGP
- a CDS encoding Tex family protein, translated to MTTSIEGRIAEELGVRERQVKAAVELLDGGSTVPFIARYRKEATEMLDDAQLRTLEERLRYLRELEDRRAAILESVREQGKLDAALEARILAADTKARLEDIYLPFKPKRRTKAQIAREAGLEPLAERLLADPSVEPATAAAAFVDADKGVADAAAALEGARAVLTERFAEDADLIGELRERMWTRGRLAAKVRDGKEEEGAKFADYFDFAEPFTALPSHRVLAMLRGEKEDVLDLTLQPEPPEDAAAAGPSSYEGIVAHRFGIAERGRPGDKWLTDTVRWAWRTKILVHLGLDLRLRLRQAAEDEAVRVFAANLRDLLLAAPAGTRATLGLDPGFRTGVKVAVVDATGKVVATDVIYPHVPANKWDEALAKLARLAKEHAVDLIAIGNGTASRETDKLAGELCAKHPELGLTKVMVSEAGASVYSASAFASQELPNMDVSLRGAVSIARRLQDPLAELVKIDPKSIGVGQYQHDLSEVKLSRSLDAVVEDCVNGVGVDVNTASAPLLSRVSGISGGLAENIVAHRDANGPFRSRRALKDVARLGPKAYEQCAGFLRIRGGDDPLDASSVHPESYPVVRAMGKTAGGEVAALIGNTAVLRSLRPESFVTEAFGLPTVTDILRELEKPGRDPRPAFKTATFKEGVEKIGDLAPGMVLEGVVTNVAAFGAFVDIGVHQDGLVHVSAMSKTFVKDPREVAKPGDIVRVKVMDVDIPRKRISLTLRLDDEAEAREGGRGGGEGGGRGPRQERRGGGGKPQQQRGGAGSAGAGGAAGAGRGRRENTPPPANSAMADALRRAGLTDPKERRRG
- a CDS encoding SDR family NAD(P)-dependent oxidoreductase; the protein is MTLTVLITGASAGLGAAFARGFAAKGCDLILVARDKERLERAAEALSSSYGVTCEVLAADLLDPADCRSVADRLADPARPVDMLVNNAGFGLPAPFPYNPVEDEERMLELLVRVPMRLTHAAVPGMRERRRGAVLNVSSVAGLLPTGTYGAAKAWVTAFSESLRVDLAPYGVRVLAVVPGFTRTEFQERAGMDVSALKDSVWLDADDVVARALRDLAVGRPVSVAGWRYRLYAQAARHLPRHLVATRLARTRRPPADA